In one Paraburkholderia megapolitana genomic region, the following are encoded:
- a CDS encoding ABC transporter permease produces the protein MLFFLLNVVLLIATVAVNSLATRWFGTLLPQGFTLRWYAQAWGDFQLASVLWVTVEVVGAVVLLSVALGVLAAYALARVQFRGKRIAMLVFLLPLMVPPVTYGIPMATAMYSIGLAGTLGGVILANLVPALPFVILVMTPFIEQIDPALESAARIFGANTFRYFRYVLLPLLVPGMLAAGLLVLVRTIGMFELTFFTAGPATQTLVVALYYAVFSTGVRAPQSIDAMAMIYMAITLVWVLIALQFVSPTQIVSRVKEQRR, from the coding sequence ATGCTGTTCTTCCTGCTGAACGTCGTGCTGTTGATCGCCACAGTCGCCGTCAATTCGCTCGCGACACGCTGGTTCGGCACGTTGCTGCCGCAAGGTTTCACGCTGCGCTGGTACGCGCAGGCATGGGGCGACTTCCAGCTCGCGAGCGTACTCTGGGTCACGGTCGAAGTGGTCGGCGCGGTCGTGCTGCTGTCGGTCGCACTCGGCGTGCTGGCGGCCTACGCACTTGCGCGCGTGCAGTTTCGCGGCAAACGCATCGCGATGCTCGTTTTCCTGCTGCCGCTGATGGTGCCGCCCGTCACCTACGGTATTCCGATGGCGACCGCGATGTACAGCATCGGACTGGCCGGCACACTGGGCGGTGTGATCCTCGCGAACCTCGTGCCGGCGCTACCGTTCGTGATTCTCGTCATGACGCCCTTCATCGAACAGATCGATCCGGCGCTGGAGTCCGCGGCGCGTATCTTCGGTGCGAACACGTTCCGCTATTTCCGTTACGTGCTGCTGCCGCTGCTCGTGCCGGGTATGCTGGCCGCAGGGCTGCTGGTGCTCGTGCGTACCATCGGCATGTTCGAGCTGACGTTTTTCACGGCCGGCCCGGCGACGCAGACGCTCGTCGTCGCGCTGTACTACGCGGTGTTTTCGACCGGCGTGCGCGCGCCGCAATCGATCGATGCGATGGCGATGATCTACATGGCGATCACCCTGGTGTGGGTGCTGATTGCGCTGCAGTTCGTGAGCCCCACGCAGATCGTCTCGCGCGTGAAGGAACAGCGCCGCTGA
- the araD gene encoding L-arabinonate dehydratase, which translates to MTKKKTPEELRSHRWYGVNDLRSFGHRSRTAQMGYSREEYAGKPVIAILNTWSEMNPCHTHFRQRAEEVKRGIWQAGGFPIELPVQTLSEPFQKPTTMLYRNFLAMEAEETLRSYPADGVVLMGGCDKTTPALLMGAISMDLPTIFLPAGPMLRGNWNGATLGSGSDTWKYWADLRAGKITEEDWQGVEGGIARSPGHCMTMGTASTMTSAAEALGFTLPGFASIPAPDSRHAQMAAKTGMRVVEMVWEDLKPSDIVTAGAIDNAVTTCLALSGSTNAIVHMIALARRAGVELTLDRYDEIARRVPVLANIRPTGAYLMEDFFYAGGLQAMLVELGDLIDGSQRTVNGRTLGENITGAQVFNDDVIRRRSAPLLPDNGLAVLRGNIAPDGAVIKPGAADPKLLVHTGRAVVFRDYNDMAARIDDDALDIDETCVIVLQHAGPIGAPGMPEWGQLPIPRKLLQKGVRDMLRISDARMSGTSYGACVLHVAPESFIGGPFALVQDGDLIELDVPRRTLNVLVADDELARRKAAWVAPAPRFERGYGAMHQVHVMQADKGCDFDFLQRGGARQGDPEIH; encoded by the coding sequence GTGACAAAGAAAAAGACCCCTGAAGAACTGCGCAGTCATCGCTGGTACGGCGTCAACGATCTGCGCTCGTTCGGTCACCGTTCGCGCACTGCGCAGATGGGCTATAGCCGCGAAGAGTACGCGGGCAAACCGGTCATCGCGATCCTCAATACGTGGAGCGAGATGAACCCGTGCCATACGCATTTCCGCCAGCGCGCGGAGGAAGTGAAGCGCGGCATCTGGCAGGCCGGTGGTTTTCCGATCGAGCTGCCGGTGCAGACACTGTCCGAGCCATTCCAGAAGCCGACTACGATGCTTTACCGCAACTTCCTCGCGATGGAAGCCGAAGAAACGCTGCGTTCGTACCCGGCCGACGGCGTCGTGTTGATGGGCGGCTGCGACAAGACGACGCCCGCGCTGCTGATGGGCGCGATCTCGATGGACCTGCCTACTATCTTCCTGCCCGCCGGCCCGATGCTGCGCGGCAACTGGAACGGCGCGACGCTCGGCTCGGGTTCGGACACGTGGAAATACTGGGCCGATCTGCGCGCGGGCAAGATCACCGAGGAAGACTGGCAGGGTGTGGAAGGCGGCATTGCGCGCTCGCCAGGACACTGCATGACGATGGGCACCGCGTCGACGATGACGAGCGCGGCCGAAGCGCTCGGCTTCACATTGCCTGGCTTCGCATCGATACCGGCGCCCGACTCGCGCCACGCGCAGATGGCCGCGAAGACCGGCATGCGCGTCGTCGAGATGGTCTGGGAAGATCTGAAGCCGTCCGACATCGTGACAGCCGGCGCAATCGACAATGCGGTCACGACCTGTCTCGCGCTGTCAGGATCGACGAATGCGATCGTCCACATGATCGCGCTCGCGCGGCGCGCGGGTGTCGAGCTGACACTCGACCGTTACGATGAGATTGCGCGTCGCGTGCCGGTGCTCGCCAACATCCGGCCGACCGGTGCCTACCTCATGGAAGACTTCTTCTACGCAGGCGGTTTGCAGGCGATGCTCGTCGAACTCGGCGATCTGATCGACGGTTCGCAGAGAACGGTGAACGGCCGCACGCTCGGCGAGAACATCACGGGTGCGCAGGTATTCAACGACGATGTGATCCGCCGACGCAGCGCGCCGCTGCTACCCGACAACGGCCTTGCAGTGCTGCGCGGCAATATCGCGCCCGACGGCGCGGTGATCAAACCGGGTGCGGCCGATCCGAAGCTGCTCGTGCACACCGGCCGCGCGGTCGTGTTCCGCGATTACAACGATATGGCTGCACGTATCGACGACGATGCGCTCGATATCGACGAGACCTGCGTGATCGTCCTGCAACATGCGGGGCCGATCGGCGCACCGGGAATGCCCGAGTGGGGCCAGCTGCCGATTCCGCGCAAGCTGCTGCAAAAGGGTGTGCGCGACATGCTGCGCATCTCGGATGCGCGGATGAGCGGGACGAGCTACGGTGCATGCGTGCTGCACGTTGCACCGGAGTCGTTTATCGGCGGTCCGTTCGCGCTGGTGCAGGACGGCGATCTGATCGAACTCGACGTGCCGCGTCGCACACTGAACGTGCTGGTAGCTGACGATGAGCTGGCCCGACGCAAGGCTGCGTGGGTCGCGCCGGCGCCGCGCTTCGAGCGCGGCTACGGTGCGATGCATCAGGTGCATGTGATGCAGGCGGACAAGGGCTGCGACTTCGATTTTCTGCAGCGCGGCGGCGCGCGTCAGGGCGATCCGGAAATCCACTGA